One stretch of Sphingomonas rosea DNA includes these proteins:
- a CDS encoding coniferyl aldehyde dehydrogenase, with protein MADADPTKPPSAELAAMRAAFDRLHAASRREPPADLDLRRDRLERLKIMVRTRADQFVSAIADDFGTRARIETELMELVPTLGAVDHALKNLAKWMRPEKRKVGLNFQPGRAFIQYEPLGVIGIISPWNYPLNLALSPLVDALAAGNRVMIKPSELTPAFSAALAEAIGEAFDADEVVVATGGVEVGRAFASLPFDHLLFTGSTAVGREVYKAAAANLVPVTLELGGKSPVILADDYPLTKAARSIAFGKFLNAGQTCIAPDYVLVPEAKADALAEALLAEVRKSYPDPARDPDYSGVISKRHRDRLVGAIAAARAKGAKVMAHGEEAAQNAGKVAPTIVIGAPEETILASEEIFGPLLPIVPYHRLEDAIAFVNARDRPLALYCFSKNPETQAHVLRHTVSGGATINGTLLHIAQESLPFGGVGPSGIGAYHGVEGFKRFSHARGVYRAGPFIAFERLGPPWGKLARRMAKAMLKR; from the coding sequence ATGGCCGACGCCGATCCGACCAAGCCGCCTTCCGCCGAGCTGGCCGCGATGCGCGCGGCCTTCGATCGTCTTCATGCCGCGTCGCGCCGTGAACCGCCGGCCGACCTCGACCTTCGCCGCGACCGGCTCGAACGGCTGAAGATCATGGTGCGCACCCGCGCCGACCAGTTCGTTTCCGCGATTGCCGACGATTTCGGGACGCGCGCGCGGATCGAGACCGAGCTGATGGAGCTGGTGCCGACGCTCGGAGCGGTCGACCACGCGCTCAAGAATCTCGCGAAATGGATGCGCCCGGAGAAGCGCAAGGTCGGCCTCAACTTCCAGCCTGGCCGCGCCTTCATCCAATATGAGCCGCTTGGCGTCATCGGCATCATCTCGCCGTGGAATTATCCGCTGAACCTCGCGCTGTCGCCGCTGGTGGACGCGCTGGCGGCGGGCAACCGCGTGATGATCAAGCCGTCCGAACTCACCCCGGCCTTCAGCGCCGCGCTGGCCGAGGCGATCGGCGAAGCCTTCGACGCGGACGAGGTGGTGGTCGCGACCGGCGGGGTCGAGGTCGGCCGTGCCTTCGCCTCGCTGCCGTTCGACCATCTGCTCTTCACCGGCTCCACCGCGGTCGGGCGAGAGGTCTACAAGGCGGCTGCGGCCAATCTCGTGCCGGTGACGCTCGAGCTCGGCGGCAAGTCGCCGGTGATCCTCGCCGACGATTATCCGCTCACTAAGGCCGCGCGCTCGATCGCGTTCGGCAAGTTCCTCAACGCGGGCCAGACCTGCATCGCGCCCGATTATGTGCTGGTGCCCGAAGCCAAGGCGGATGCCCTGGCCGAGGCGCTGCTGGCCGAGGTCCGCAAATCCTATCCCGACCCCGCGCGCGATCCCGATTATTCCGGCGTGATCAGCAAGCGGCACCGCGACCGCCTGGTCGGCGCGATCGCCGCGGCGCGGGCCAAGGGCGCGAAGGTCATGGCGCACGGCGAGGAGGCGGCCCAGAACGCCGGCAAGGTCGCGCCGACGATCGTCATCGGTGCGCCAGAGGAGACGATCCTCGCGTCCGAGGAAATCTTCGGACCCTTGCTCCCGATCGTGCCCTATCACCGGCTCGAGGACGCCATCGCCTTCGTCAACGCGCGCGACCGGCCGCTCGCACTCTACTGCTTCAGCAAGAACCCCGAGACGCAGGCGCATGTCCTTCGCCACACCGTGTCTGGCGGCGCGACGATCAACGGGACCTTGCTCCACATCGCGCAGGAGAGCCTGCCGTTCGGCGGCGTGGGGCCAAGCGGGATCGGCGCCTATCACGGCGTGGAAGGCTTCAAGCGCTTCAGCCATGCGCGCGGCGTCTACCGGGCGGGGCCCTTCATCGCCTTCGAGCGCCTCGGGCCGCCGTGGGGCAAGCTCGCGCGGCGGATGGCCAAGGCGATGCTGAAGCGGTGA
- a CDS encoding GNAT family N-acetyltransferase, producing MTQVIATTDRLRLREWGESDEGRFYAVMNDPAVMRWLGGVQTPEQWHAVVERLLGYQRELGFTFWIVERLEDDALLGWCGLKRINYPGAPNAGEMEVGWRYREDAWGQGIAKEAAIAALDLAFGRFASPSVVAVTFRENEGSWGLMERLGMTYEPALDFVDPRYANYGPTKQWRIEAADWPAARAAALAPRAG from the coding sequence ATGACGCAGGTCATCGCGACCACCGACCGACTGCGCCTGCGCGAATGGGGTGAGAGCGACGAAGGGCGCTTCTATGCCGTGATGAACGATCCGGCGGTGATGCGCTGGCTCGGCGGCGTGCAGACGCCCGAGCAATGGCATGCCGTCGTCGAGCGGCTGCTCGGTTACCAGCGCGAGCTCGGCTTCACCTTCTGGATCGTCGAGCGACTCGAGGACGACGCGCTGCTCGGCTGGTGCGGCTTGAAGCGGATCAACTATCCCGGCGCGCCCAATGCCGGCGAGATGGAAGTGGGCTGGCGCTACCGCGAAGACGCGTGGGGGCAGGGGATCGCCAAGGAGGCGGCCATCGCCGCGCTCGACCTCGCTTTCGGCCGTTTCGCGAGCCCGTCGGTGGTAGCGGTCACTTTCCGCGAGAACGAAGGCAGCTGGGGGCTGATGGAGCGGCTCGGCATGACCTACGAGCCGGCGCTCGACTTCGTCGACCCGCGTTACGCCAATTACGGCCCGACCAAGCAGTGGCGGATCGAAGCCGCGGACTGGCCGGCGGCGCGGGCCGCGGCCTTGGCGCCGCGCGCGGGCTAG
- a CDS encoding fused MFS/spermidine synthase, with the protein MGDELATIATQMTTGSRTAPRWLFTATIFLGSFLLFLVQPMLARMALPKLGGAPAVWNSAMLVYQALLLAGYAYAHWLGRFGSRTQVVVHLAVLAIAALTLPLSLNGATPPATAEPLLWVPWLLLISVGPLFFAVSAQAPLMQRWLGLGGGDPYPLYVASNLGSFCGLLAYPLLLEPLIGVAANSLWWSLGYGGLMLLVAACGIPLIRSDLAPIAAAPGTRPGFRRLARWALIAAVPSGLMLSTTQHLTTDVAPMPLLWVIPLGLYLLSFSIAFSEKRAGAELARMAAPLAVVAAVSTMFISGGWLLLASVLLAILAMFIIATALHARLYEERPEPAQLTIFYLALSVGGVLGGLFCALLAPLVFNWTWEHPLLLLAAAFLLGKWQPLPTLREKLASPKAGNMIALLALGLMVVAAVLIMTGKPALLPMVAALLTGVSILALGRRTLFVAAVALTFLVAGGLERLSESFTPGRLTRSYFGIYRVTDTPGARLMAHGTTLHGVQLTGSRERERTPTTYYWRGSGVGRVMANVPAIAGANARVGVVGVGLGTLGCYATPGQRWTLFDIDPTVVDIARSSSFRFLSDCLPDAPVVIGDARLRLATVAPASFDVLVIDAFSSDAIPMHLLTREAFAVYARALQPGGLLMVHISNRHLDLRPVIRGGGASAGMKGMIAIVPGDRTVYGANSVWTALSADPAVLERVKATGPDVWTPLPTNRDITWTDDHASILPLLGKPQ; encoded by the coding sequence GTGGGGGATGAATTGGCGACGATCGCGACACAGATGACGACTGGCAGCCGGACCGCGCCGCGCTGGCTGTTCACCGCGACCATCTTTCTCGGCTCGTTCCTGCTGTTCCTCGTCCAGCCGATGCTGGCGCGGATGGCGCTGCCCAAGCTCGGCGGCGCGCCCGCGGTGTGGAACAGCGCGATGCTGGTCTATCAGGCGCTGCTGCTCGCGGGTTACGCCTACGCCCACTGGCTCGGCCGGTTCGGCTCGCGGACGCAGGTCGTGGTCCATCTCGCGGTGCTGGCGATCGCGGCGCTGACCTTGCCCCTGTCCCTGAACGGCGCGACTCCGCCCGCGACGGCCGAGCCGCTTCTGTGGGTGCCGTGGCTGCTGCTGATCTCGGTCGGGCCCCTGTTCTTCGCCGTGTCCGCGCAGGCGCCGCTGATGCAGCGCTGGCTGGGCTTGGGGGGCGGCGATCCCTATCCGCTCTACGTCGCTTCGAACCTCGGCAGCTTCTGCGGGCTGCTCGCCTATCCTCTGCTGCTCGAGCCGCTGATCGGGGTCGCGGCGAACAGCCTGTGGTGGTCGTTAGGCTATGGCGGGCTGATGCTGCTCGTCGCGGCCTGCGGGATCCCGCTCATCCGCAGCGACCTCGCGCCCATCGCCGCCGCGCCCGGCACGCGTCCAGGCTTCCGCCGCCTCGCCCGCTGGGCGCTGATCGCGGCGGTGCCCTCGGGGCTGATGCTCTCGACGACACAGCACCTGACCACCGACGTCGCGCCCATGCCCCTGCTGTGGGTCATCCCGCTCGGCCTCTACCTCCTGAGCTTCAGCATCGCCTTTTCCGAAAAGCGTGCCGGCGCCGAACTCGCCCGCATGGCGGCGCCGCTCGCGGTGGTCGCGGCGGTCAGCACCATGTTCATCTCGGGCGGCTGGCTGCTGCTCGCCTCGGTGCTGCTCGCGATCCTCGCCATGTTCATCATCGCGACCGCGCTCCACGCCCGCCTCTACGAAGAGCGGCCCGAGCCGGCGCAGCTCACCATCTTCTACCTCGCACTGTCGGTCGGCGGCGTGCTCGGCGGCCTGTTCTGCGCGCTCCTCGCGCCGCTCGTCTTCAACTGGACGTGGGAGCATCCGCTGCTGCTCCTCGCTGCTGCTTTCCTCCTCGGCAAATGGCAGCCGCTCCCGACGCTGCGCGAGAAGCTCGCCAGCCCGAAGGCCGGCAACATGATCGCCCTGCTGGCGCTTGGCCTGATGGTGGTCGCGGCGGTGCTGATCATGACCGGCAAGCCCGCGCTCCTGCCGATGGTCGCCGCGCTCCTGACCGGCGTCTCGATCCTAGCGCTTGGCCGTCGCACCCTGTTCGTCGCCGCGGTGGCGCTGACCTTCCTCGTCGCCGGCGGGCTCGAGCGATTGTCGGAGAGCTTCACCCCCGGCCGCCTGACGCGCAGCTATTTCGGAATCTACCGCGTCACCGATACGCCGGGCGCGCGGCTCATGGCGCACGGCACCACCCTCCATGGCGTCCAGCTCACCGGGTCGCGCGAGCGCGAGCGCACGCCCACCACCTACTACTGGCGCGGCTCGGGTGTCGGGCGGGTGATGGCGAACGTGCCCGCGATCGCCGGCGCCAATGCCCGCGTCGGAGTCGTCGGCGTCGGGCTCGGCACGCTCGGCTGCTATGCGACGCCGGGCCAGCGCTGGACCCTGTTCGACATCGACCCGACCGTGGTCGACATCGCCAGATCCTCCTCCTTCCGCTTCCTGTCGGACTGCCTGCCCGACGCGCCGGTGGTGATCGGCGACGCGCGACTCCGGCTCGCCACCGTCGCGCCGGCAAGCTTCGACGTGCTGGTGATCGACGCCTTCTCGTCCGACGCCATCCCGATGCACCTTCTCACCCGCGAGGCCTTCGCGGTCTATGCGCGCGCGCTCCAGCCGGGCGGGCTGCTCATGGTCCACATCTCGAACCGCCACCTCGACCTCAGGCCCGTGATACGCGGCGGCGGTGCGAGCGCGGGCATGAAGGGCATGATCGCCATCGTGCCGGGTGACCGGACCGTCTACGGCGCCAACTCGGTGTGGACCGCGCTGTCGGCCGATCCGGCGGTGCTCGAGCGGGTCAAGGCGACCGGACCCGACGTCTGGACTCCGCTTCCGACCAATCGCGACATCACCTGGACCGACGACCATGCCTCGATCCTCCCGCTCCTCGGCAAGCCGCAATGA
- the hemB gene encoding porphobilinogen synthase, translated as MTATFPALRLRRGRSSPWMRAMLAEHRLHPSDFILPLFICEGQGCEEPIKALPGVSRWTVDRIGAQARAAAALGIPVVALFPNTPGHLRTMGAEEALNPDNLICRAVKAVKDACPEIGVLTDVALDPYTEHGHDGLVDEAGYVLNDDTSRMLTQQALVQAEAGADIVAPSDMMDGRIGAIRAALEDAGKHNTAIMAYAAKYASAFYGPFREAVGSGGRLKGDKRTYQMDPANAAEALREVAMDIAEGADMVMVKPGLPYLDIVSAVRKRFEVPTFAYQVSGEYAMIEHMAAAGGGERDALILETLLAFKRAGASGILTYHAMDAARLIG; from the coding sequence ATGACCGCAACTTTTCCCGCGCTGCGCCTGCGCCGTGGCCGTTCCTCGCCTTGGATGCGGGCCATGCTCGCCGAGCACCGGCTTCATCCGAGCGACTTCATCCTGCCCCTGTTCATCTGCGAAGGGCAGGGTTGCGAGGAACCGATCAAGGCGCTTCCGGGCGTCAGCCGCTGGACGGTCGACCGGATCGGGGCGCAGGCGAGGGCCGCCGCGGCCCTCGGCATTCCCGTGGTGGCGCTGTTTCCGAACACGCCGGGACACCTGAGGACGATGGGCGCGGAGGAAGCGCTCAACCCCGACAATCTCATCTGCCGGGCGGTCAAGGCGGTGAAGGACGCCTGCCCCGAAATCGGGGTCCTCACCGACGTCGCGCTCGATCCCTATACAGAGCACGGGCATGACGGGCTGGTCGACGAGGCGGGCTATGTGCTGAACGACGACACCAGCCGGATGCTCACCCAGCAGGCGCTGGTCCAGGCCGAGGCGGGCGCAGACATCGTCGCGCCGTCGGACATGATGGATGGGCGGATCGGCGCCATCCGGGCCGCGCTCGAGGACGCGGGCAAGCACAATACCGCGATCATGGCCTATGCCGCTAAATATGCCTCGGCCTTCTACGGCCCATTCCGCGAGGCGGTCGGGAGCGGCGGACGGCTCAAGGGCGACAAGCGCACCTACCAGATGGATCCGGCCAATGCCGCCGAGGCGCTGCGCGAGGTGGCGATGGACATCGCCGAGGGCGCGGACATGGTGATGGTGAAGCCGGGACTTCCCTATCTCGACATCGTGTCGGCGGTTCGCAAGCGCTTCGAGGTGCCGACCTTCGCCTACCAGGTGAGCGGGGAATATGCGATGATCGAGCATATGGCGGCGGCCGGCGGGGGCGAGCGCGACGCGCTGATCCTCGAGACGTTGCTCGCCTTCAAGCGGGCGGGGGCGAGCGGGATCCTGACCTATCACGCGATGGATGCGGCCCGCCTGATCGGCTGA